The Camelus bactrianus isolate YW-2024 breed Bactrian camel chromosome 12, ASM4877302v1, whole genome shotgun sequence genome includes a window with the following:
- the RAB5B gene encoding ras-related protein Rab-5B isoform X1 produces MRALRRGPGGLGARSWTVEAWKSPPLPPPPFAALWHPPPFTLSHSDNLAMTSRSTARPNGQPQASKICQFKLVLLGESAVGKSSLVLRFVKGQFHEYQESTIGAAFLTQSVCLDDTTVKFEIWDTAGQERYHSLAPMYYRGAQAAIVVYDITNQETFARAKTWVKELQRQASPSIVIALAGNKADLANKRMVEYEEAQAYADDNSLLFMETSAKTAMNVNDLFLAIAKKLPKSEPQNLGGAAGRSRGVDLHEQSQQNKSQCCSN; encoded by the exons ATGAGGGCGCTGAGGAGGGGGCCGGGCGGGCTGGGAGCCCGAAGTTG GACTGTTGAAGCCTGgaagtcccctcccctcccccctccccccttcgcCGCTTTGTGGCATCCCCCTCCCTTCACCCTTTCCCACTCTGATAATCTAGCCATGACTAGCAGAAGCACAGCCAGGCCCAACgggcagccccaggccagcaAAATATGCCAATTCAAATTGGTCCTGCTGGGTGAATCTGCAGTGGGAAAGTCTAGCCTGGTATTACGTTTTGTCAAAGGGCAGTTCCATGAGTACCAGGAGAGCACCATTGGAG CGGCCTTCCTCACCCAGTCTGTTTGTCTAGATGACACAACAGTCAAGTTTGAGATCTGGGACACAGCTGGGCAGGAGCGGTACCATAGCTTGGCCCCCATGTACTACAGAGGTGCCCAAGCTGCAATTGTGGTTTATGACATTACTAATCAG gagaccttcgcccGAGCAAAGACATGGGTGAAGGAACTACAACGACAGGCCAGTCCTAGCATCGTTATTGCCCTGGCGGGGAACAAAGCTGACCTGGCCAACAAGCGCATGGTGGAGTATGAA GAGGCCCAGGCGTATGCAGATGACAACAGCTTATTGTTTATGGAGACTTCAGCCAAGACAGCTATGAACGTGAATGATCTCTTCCTGGCAATAG CTAAGAAGTTGCCAAAGAGTGAACCCCAGAATCTGGGGGGTGCAGCAGGCCGAAGCCGTGGTGTGGATCTCCATGAGCAGTCCCAGCAGAACAAGAGCCAGTGTTGTAGCAACTGA
- the RAB5B gene encoding ras-related protein Rab-5B isoform X2 yields the protein MTSRSTARPNGQPQASKICQFKLVLLGESAVGKSSLVLRFVKGQFHEYQESTIGAAFLTQSVCLDDTTVKFEIWDTAGQERYHSLAPMYYRGAQAAIVVYDITNQETFARAKTWVKELQRQASPSIVIALAGNKADLANKRMVEYEEAQAYADDNSLLFMETSAKTAMNVNDLFLAIAKKLPKSEPQNLGGAAGRSRGVDLHEQSQQNKSQCCSN from the exons ATGACTAGCAGAAGCACAGCCAGGCCCAACgggcagccccaggccagcaAAATATGCCAATTCAAATTGGTCCTGCTGGGTGAATCTGCAGTGGGAAAGTCTAGCCTGGTATTACGTTTTGTCAAAGGGCAGTTCCATGAGTACCAGGAGAGCACCATTGGAG CGGCCTTCCTCACCCAGTCTGTTTGTCTAGATGACACAACAGTCAAGTTTGAGATCTGGGACACAGCTGGGCAGGAGCGGTACCATAGCTTGGCCCCCATGTACTACAGAGGTGCCCAAGCTGCAATTGTGGTTTATGACATTACTAATCAG gagaccttcgcccGAGCAAAGACATGGGTGAAGGAACTACAACGACAGGCCAGTCCTAGCATCGTTATTGCCCTGGCGGGGAACAAAGCTGACCTGGCCAACAAGCGCATGGTGGAGTATGAA GAGGCCCAGGCGTATGCAGATGACAACAGCTTATTGTTTATGGAGACTTCAGCCAAGACAGCTATGAACGTGAATGATCTCTTCCTGGCAATAG CTAAGAAGTTGCCAAAGAGTGAACCCCAGAATCTGGGGGGTGCAGCAGGCCGAAGCCGTGGTGTGGATCTCCATGAGCAGTCCCAGCAGAACAAGAGCCAGTGTTGTAGCAACTGA
- the SUOX gene encoding sulfite oxidase, mitochondrial: MLLLLHRAVVPGLRQACRLKSTPSRFCIQACSTNDSFQPQHPSLTFSGGNSSTRGWRVMGTLLGLGAVLAYHDHRCRAAQEPPHIYTREEVRSHSSPETGIWVTLGSEVFDVTEFVDLHPGGQSKLMLAAGGPLEPFWALYAVHNQSHVREILAQYKIGELSPEDKAPSTLKTSDPYADDPIRHPALKINSQRPFNAEPPLELLTENYITPNPIFFTRNHLPVPNLDPDTYRLHVVGPPGGQSLSLSLDDLYQFPKHEVTVTLQCAGNRRSEMTQFKEVRGLGWNAGAISTARWAGARLCDVLAQAGHQLSETEAHVCFEGLDSDPTGTAYGASIPLARAMDPEAEVLLAYEMNGQPLPRDHGFPVRVVVPGVVGARHVKWLGKVSVEPEESYSHWQRRDYKGFSPSVDWDTVDFDSAPSIQELPVQSAITQPKDGETIESGEVTVKGYAWSGGGRAVVRVDVSLDGGLTWQVAELDGEEQRPRKAWAWRLWQLQAPVPPGKTELNIVCKAVDDSYNVQPDTVAPIWNLRGVLSNAWHRVHVHIAP; encoded by the exons ATGCTACTGCTGCTGCACAGAGCTGTAGTCCCAGGGCTTCGACAGGCCTGCAG ACTCAAGTCAACCCCCTCAAGGTTCTGCATACAGGCCTGCTCTACAAATGATTCGTTTCAGCCCCAGCACCCCAGCCTCACCTTCTCTGGTGGTAACTCCAGCACCAGGGGTTGGAGAGTCATGGGAACCCTGCTAGGCCTCGGTGCAGTGTTGGCCTATCATGACCATCGGTGCAGG GCTGCTCAGGAGCCACCACACATATACACGAGGGAGGAAGTGAGATCCCACAGCAGCCCAGAGACTGGGATCTGGGTGACTTTGGGCTCTGAGGTCTTTGATGTCACAGAATTTGTGGACCTACACCCAGGGGGGCAATCAAAGCTGATGCTAGCAGCCGGGGGTCCTCTAGAGCCCTTCTGGGCCCTCTATGCTGTTCACAACCAGTCCCACGTGCGTGAGATACTGGCTCAGTACAAGATTGGGGAGCTGAGCCCCGAAGACAAGGCACCCTCCACCTTGAAGACCTCTGACCCTTACGCTGATGATCCTATACGTCACCCAGCTCTGAAGATCAACAGCCAGCGCCCCTTTAATGCAGAGCCCCCTCTTGAGCTGCTGACAGAAAACTACATTACACCCAACCCTATCTTCTTCACCCGGAATCATCTGCCTGTACCTAACCTGGACCCAGACACCTACCGCCTGCATGTAGTAGGGCCACCTGGGGGTCAGTCCCTCTCCCTATCCCTGGATGACTTGTACCAGTTCCCCAAACACGAGGTCACTGTCACTCTGCAGTGTGCTGGTAACCGGCGCTCTGAGATGACTCAGTTCAAAGAAGTAAGAGGTCTGGGGTGGAATGCAGGGGCTATTAGCACTGCACGCTGGGCTGGGGCACGGCTCTGTGATGTGTTAGCCCAGGCTGGTCACCAACTCTCTGAAACTGAGGCCCATGTCTGCTTTGAGGGACTGGACTCAGACCCCACAGGGACTGCCTATGGAGCATCCATTCCTCTAGCTCGGGCCATGGACCCTGAAGCTGAGGTCCTGCTGGCATATGAGATGAATGGGCAGCCTCTGCCTCGTGACCATGGCTTCCCTGTGCGGGTGGTGGTTCCTGGTGTGGTGGGTGCCCGCCATGTTAAATGGCTGGGCAAAGTGAGTGTGGAACCAGAGGAAAGTTACAGCCACTGGCAGCGGCGAGATTACAAAGGCTTCTCTCCGTCTGTGGACTGGGACACTGTAGATTTTGACTCGGCTCCATCTATTCAGGAACTTCCTGTCCAGTCAGCCATCACACAGCCCAAAGATGGGGAGACAATAGAGTCAGGGGAGGTGACTGTGAAGGGCTATGCATGGAGTGGTGGAGGAAGAGCTGTAGTCAGGGTGGATGTGTCTCTGGATGGGGGCCTAACCTGGCAGGTGGCTGAGCTGGATGGAGAGGAACAGCGCCCCCGAAAGGCCTGGGCCTGGCGACTATGGCAGCTGCAAGCCCCTGTACCACCTGGGAAAACGGAATTGAACATTGTTTGTAAGGCTGTAGATGACAGCTACAACGTGCAGCCAGACACGGTGGCCCCAATCTGGAACCTGCGAGGAGTGCTCAGCAACGCCTGGCACCGTGTCCATGTCCATATCGCCCCATAG